CTTGCTTGACTTCATGCTCTGTAGGAAccttcttttttagagacagggtattgctctgtcccTGTCcctacagtggtgtgatcttggcccactgcagcctctggaaCTCCTGTGCTTAAGCAATGCTTTGGAATCTTTTGATCGTAatcaaaaattaatttggaaTTAATTTGACTTCCAATTTAGATTTCCTGTAAAGAGAAAAGGGGATTCAACTCCAGTGCCCATGATGGCTATATGTCTTGTTGTAAATGAGTAAGTTGGCGTTCTGACTCATATTTCAGTCTCTTGGTGGTGAGTTTGGATCCACACAGCTCTACACCCTCATGTGATGGATTCTAGGATATGGATCATTTCTCCAAGGCTCTACTTCCCTCAGGCCCCACTTTGGAAGGCAGTGGCTTTCTCAAGCCCCTTCTTAATTTCTGGCCCCAACTCTCTGGGTCAACAGAATCAGAGGTCACTGCTTGTAAGTATAACTGCGTCCAGCTTTATTTCCCCTTCATCTTTCGTAAAGTTCTTTTGGAAGATATCATCCTGTACTAAggggaacaaaggaaggaaatctGGATTTGTCCACAGTTTGGCAGAACTCTACAGGTATATGAGGTCAGGTGTGGGGGTCATGAAGGGATTGTGGGTCAGTGAACCCAGTGGGATTTCCACCTGGAACTGAGTCAGGGTCTGCTGTATCTGCCAGCCCTTACCCCCATCCCGTATGCTGCATCTGCCAGCCCTTACCCCCATCCCGTATGCTGCATCTGCCAGCCCTTACCCCCATCCCGTATGCTGTATCTGCCAGCCCTTACCCCCATCCCGTATGCTGTATCTGCCAGCCCTTACCCCATCCCGTATGCTGCATCTGCCAGCCCTTACCCCCATCCCATATGCTGCATCTGCCAGCCCTTACCCCCATCCCGTATGCTGCATCTGCCAGCCCTTACCCCCATCCCGTATGCTGCATCTGCCAGCCCTTACCCCCATCCCGTATGCTGCATCTGCCAGCCCTTACCCCCATCTCATATGCTGTATCTGCCAGGGCTTTTTGTGGCTTCAACTTCGGGAAGCATGTATTGGGTTTTCCTAGGCAAGATAGCACTCCTTGAGCCCTAGGGCTTGGAGAGGAACATGGGAAGGGGCAGCTGGGAAGCAGCCAGCTGCCTCTGAGCACACTGTCCAGGTGCTAAACCCTGATAGATTAAGGCTATCCCAACTGCTGATCCTGTGATCCTCTTAGGGAGGCAAATGAGGATTAAAGGAGACCTAATCCCAAGAGTTGAAGATCCCCATCCCATGTAGGGCTGTCAAGAGCTGTCACCCAGCCCCATTCTCAGGCTGGGACTGGCCGTAGGAGGACCTGGAAGAGGCCACTGGATCCTCTAAGGGAGTCACGCCCATTGGACTGTAGATCCACATCCACCCCTCTCACCTCTATCCCTTCTCATCCTGACCCTGCCCGCTTTGGGACTTCTTCCCAGGCACTTCCTACCAGAGTGTTGGGAAGTTGGCAAGACTCTGTTTTTTAAGACTTTGCTTAGTTGTCAGCTCCCCAGAAACTCTTGGCTGAGGTGAGGTCCAGCCCTCCTGTGTGCTCTCACAGCCTGTCCCTATTGAAACACTCATGTTTTGTGACAACTGTCTGATTACACCTTTGTTCTTCCTACTGGCGCATGAGTTCCTTAAGGGCAGAGACTTTTATTCATCAGGAGAGCCTGATATGTAGTGCTCAGTACATACGTTAAGAATTGcggcgggtgcggtggctcatgcctgcagttctagcactttgggaagctgaggcagttgatcaccagaggtcaagaccagcctgaccaacatggtgaaaccccatctctactaaaaatacaaaaagtagctgggcatggtggcaggtggctgtaatcctagctactcgggaggctgaggcagagaattgcttgaacccaggaggtggaagttgcagtgaactgagatggcaccactgcactctagcctgggcaacaagagcgaaactactcagtctcaaaaaaaaaaaaaaaaagaaaaaagaaaaagaaaaagaaagaaagaaaaagaaaagaattgcaaGGAATTAATCGGCTCCACTGCGTGTCCTCGCCTAGTTCCCCCTTTACCTGTTAATTCTGCCTTGGAAAACAAAGTAGGAGAATAACCCCTAACATGAAGCCTTTCCAGGGCTGATAGCTTCTAAGGTTCTCTAAGAGGTTGGGGATTAGGATAatactaatttatattattattatactacTAATAATATTAAGGTCCTAATGATAccaatattattcccattttgaatctgagaaaactgaggctcaaagagttGAATGATTTGCCATGGCTGTGTTACTCGAAATATCAGAACCCAGATCTTTGAAGTCCTAACTTTAGAGCTCCTTCAGCCACTCTCCAACTCTTCGTTCTGAAGTTTAATGCATCACATCCTGTATATGGCCTAGGtattgttatctttatttttccgAATAGGAAATCCGAGttttagctggctgtggtggcagacacctgtaatcccagctcctcagaaggctgaggcaggagaatcgcttgaacccggggggcggaggttgcagtgagctgagattgcgccactgcactccagcctgggcgaacgagtgggactccgtctcaaaaaaaaaaaaaaaatccaagtttctAGTATTTAAACGACTTGTCCCAGCCCACACAGCTGcgagtgacagagccagggttTGCACCCAGGCCTGTGAGACTCCAAGGCTTGTGCTTTTTCTGCACTCCGACACCTCCTCTCAGTACTGCAGGGTTTGGACTGAGAGGAAATGGGGCCAAGAGTGGATAGAGATTCGGGCGAGGTGAGAACCAAAGCTAACGTAGCTTTTTTGCCACCCATCCCCTCCCACCCAGGTTGCGGGAACAGTGCCCTGAGCTACGAGCTGTTCCTCGGAGGCTTCCCTGACGTGACCAGTGTGGACTACTCATCAGTAGTGGTGGCTGCCATGCAGGCTCGCTATGCCCACGTGCCTCAGCTGCGCTGGGAGACCATGGACGCCAGGCAGCTGGATTTCCCCAGTGCTTCTTTTGACGTGGTGCTTGAGAAGGGCACGCTGGATGCCCTGCTGGCTGGGGAACGTGATCCCTGGACTGTGTCCTCTGAAGGTGTCCGCACTGTGGACCAGGTGTTGAGTGAGGTGAGGGAGCAACgagagaggaaggcagatcaAGAGATGGGGCTGCGGGGTCGAGGTTTCAGGGgactgaaagaaatcagaatcGAGAAGCATGTTTTGGAGCAAGTAGTGGGTCCCCTTCAGGAGTGTGGCTCTCTAAAGGAAGGAAAGGGTTAAGCTGGATCAAGATTATAGAGGGGGCTGGAATAGCCAGACTCACAAAGGCTGGTGCGTGGCTACTGGGTTGCCACAGGGATGAGGTAGCAGCCAGGTTCCAGACAGGTGACAGAGATTGCAAAGGTGAGCAGTTATAGGAAAGTGACGCTCCCTACACCTGATAACACTCCTGTACCCCCTCTCTGAATAGAATATAGCCCTAATCCCAAGGAATGGCCAGGGGCAGAGAAAGTGGCTCACTCTGCCATGGAAAGCCTGAGCTACTGATGTGGGGCTGGGAGGGCATCTGGAGCAGTACTGACCTTTGAGAACCTGAAGATCCACTTCTCACTGGGCTTCTCTGTCTGCCTTGCAGGTGAGCCGCGTGCTGGTCCCTGGAGGCCGGTTCATCTCAATGACCCCTGCTGCCCCACACTTTCGGACCAGACACTATGCCCAGGCCTGTTACGGCTGGTCCCTGAGGCATGCTACTTATGGCAGTGGTTTCCACTTCCATCTCTACCTCATGCACAAGGGTGGGGAGCTCAGTGTGGCCCAGCTGGCCCTGGGGGCCCAAATCCTCTCGCCTCCCAGACCTCCCACCTCGCCCTGCTTCCTTCAGGACTCAGATCATGAGGACTTCCTTAGTGCCATTCAGCTATGAGGCTGAAGCATAGTTCTCCACTCTTGTGCCATTCTGCTCTGGGCTCCTCAGGTAGTTGGAATTCCTGACTCAGGACTTGGGGTTGGGTCCAAGGTGCTTACATCCCAGGGGCCTCACGCCTAAGAGAGAGGGTGGGAGTGAACCCACATGAACCAATACAGCTCAGCTCCAACTAGATCCAAGATCCCAGGTTTCCTCCTTCTTCTTGTGTTCCTCAAATCTCTCCTGGGTTCCCCAATCTTCTCTGCCACCACACCAAACCACCAGTGATGCATCCCCTGGGCAAAGCTCAGCCTACCCCCTCTGCATACCAGCCAGCCTGGAGATCCTGGAGTCTGTTGCTAATCCTCATCTAGCCTGAGTTTGTCCACAGGAGACTGCAGCCTTTGAACCTAGATTGCTTTATGCTCCATCCCCAACACTGGTGACCAGTCCCGCCTGGGTTGTATCTACACCCAAGGAGGCCACATCATAATGACGTTCCCAGGCCAAGCTGGTCTGCCTGTCTTACTTGGCAACCATCCCTCACCAGCAACATGCATCTGAGATTCCCAAGTACCTGCCCCCCTCCCATTTTGGCCTGGCTCCTGAGACCTAAGCagtggccacacacacacatacacacacacacgcacacacacacagggaggtCTGTGTTTATTCACACACTCCTGATACAGTGAGGATGGAGGAACATTTACAAAGGGCACCCCTGGGTTAAGAACATCTTCGGGGCCACAGATGTCATCCAAAGGTGCAGAGCAGTCCCCATTTGGGTTCCCAGGGGCAAGACACAGGGGTCCAAGGTAAAATCGTATCTGGGCCCTTGGAAGGTGATGATACCTTGGGGAGAAGGGGTCTGCCAGAgagcctcctggggtcaggcctGGGCAGACTGGCCGTGTGGTTGGTAACCGTGTTGGGGCTTGTCTCACCCCAGCCTCAACACCCATCCTATCTGCCAGGCGCAGAAGAGCGTGGCCGAGACTGAGGGGAGGGCAGGAACCATGAGCAGAGCCAGTAAACAAAGAGTCggatataaaaatacaaatgtgctGAGGAAGTCCCTTagaaagaggctgaggctggggtcaCGCCAGACAGGGGTGGGAGTGAGGAACGGCCCGGAGGACTGGGCTCAGGTGGGTGGAAAGCTCATGCAAGTACGCAGCCAAACATCCCTGGCCGCGCGAGGTCCGACACGGGCGGCCGCCCGGTCTGCAGACCAGACTGGCCggagggggtggggcaggggagccGTGCGGGAGGGGGCGGGCCGGGAGCTGGGGGCCGCGGGTCTCCGTGTCCGTTCCGGTGTGCGGGGTGGGGCTGCGGCCCGAGGTTTTAAAGTGCATGAGCGCGGCGGCGGGTTCCGGGCGGGTCCGCGCCGCCGCTACCGCGGCCGCCGTGGTGCTGAAGCGGACAGCTCCAGAGTgccaggcggcggcggcggcgtggCCCTGCAGCCCCCGCCCGCGGGCGCCTGGGCCGGGGCGGGGGGCGCCGGCAGCCGCATCGCCGGCCGGCGCTCCTGGCCGCTGCGAGGCTGGGCCCGGAGCCCGCCGCCCGAGCCGGCGCGTCTACACTCCGGACGGCGGCTTCTCCCCCATCCCCTTCAGCACGTCGTCTATCCGGTCATCCTCGATCACCACTGCGCAGGGAGAAAGCGCGTCAGCCGCGCGGCCTCGGGGGGCGGCGGCGAGAATGAGCCCTGCGTCCTAGCGTCCCGCGCAGCTACTGCCCATGGCCCAGCGACGCCCCTCGGAACCCTGTGCCGCGGTGTCCTCCCCGTCCGAACTCTCCTGGAGACCCAGCCCGCCGCCAAGCCTCTGTCCCACGgaccccttctcctcccctcccgaTGGCGAAACGCCCCTCGTCCAAAGGCTCCAGCTATTCCCCCTCCCGGTGCGAGCCCTCCTGCCATCTGAGCCTTCCTCCCTCTGAGCTGATCAGAAACCTCATGGAACCCCCTCTTCAACCCACACTTAAGCAGAACCCCCTCCTCAAGTGGGGTTCACACCGAGTATGCAGCTAGTCCAGCCCCTCCTCAACCCGAGCCCTCTCGCCGCTGGCACCCCTCCTGGCACCAACAGAGCCCCCCTCCCCATGCAAACAACCAAGACAAGCTGGCCCCCGGCCTCCTGCCCTCTCCAGTTAAACGCCCCTCTCGACCCGAAGGTTCTCCGTAGCGTCCACCGACTCAGTATCTGATCCCAAAGAATCAGCCCGTTACCCCGCGTTCCCACTTCCGAGCAGCCCCGAATGCCCCGATAGGCCCCTCCCCCTCGCCCGGGTGCCAGGGCTCTGCTTCCAGAGGTGGCGAGCATCGAATCCGGGGCACCGTGTTCCcgggagaagggaagagggggaCACACTGCAGCAGCGGGGACGCCCCCCTCTAGCCCGGGCCGGAGAGCGGCTGGTGCGCTGGTCTGCGGCAAGAGCTGCGGGCACTCGGCGGGGAACGGCAGCCGGGGGGCGCCCGGAGGAGGGTTTCTGGGTCAGGCGGCGACTCCGGGCCAGGGCCGCGTACCTCGCTTGGCTCGGCCGATCTGGCCCAGCTTGGGGGGTCGCTTGGCCTGATTGCCCGCGAAGAAGGAGTTGGTGTCCTGCAGGCGGCAGCTGAAGGAGAGGTCGGAGCCCTCGGGGTCTGCGCCGAAGCGGCCCATCTTGTCTTCGCTGTAGGGCAGGATCTCGGACATGGCGGGCGCGGGGTGGGCGCGGGGCGGGAGCGGGACTGCGGCGGGGCGCGGGCGGCGGGCTGGCTGCCGGACCGGCCCTAGCTCAGCAGGGGAGCCGGCGGAAGGATGAAGTCATGCAGCATCCGGGGCTGAGGAGCCAAGCGGGGCCTCCTCCCCCgcgcctccgcctcccgggccgCTGggcaggcggcggcggcggtggcggggACCGGGcgtgggcgggggcggggggcgggggcggcggcggcggcggcgagagCGGAATGACGATGAGCGCCCGACTGCGGCAGAGCACggcgggcggggcgcggtggAGGCGGGGCGGGCACTGGCCAGGGGAAAGAGGCGGGGCCGGGGGCAGGAGCGCGCCTGGTTACCCCAGGAGCTGAGGGAGCAGTAGCCGGAGGTTCCCGCACTGTGGCGGGGAATGGCCGGCACGTGGGTCTTGGGGAATGGTACCAGCCAACCCCGCCGGGACCTCGCGGGGAGAGGCGGTACCGGAGGGGGGTGGGGTCGATCCCGGTACTGGAGGAGCTTGGGGGAGGGTCTGACCCATGGGCTGGGAGAGGCGTGCCAGGGGGACTGGGAACAGGGGGGCAAAAGCTGGCGGGGAGCGTTGGGGCGCGAAGGCGGCCGCAGGGCGTGCAATGGAAAGGCGGGACCCGGGAAACGCGGCGGGAGGAGACTTGGGTACAGGGTGAGTGGGGAAGGCACTAACCCACAGCGCGGGAAGAGCTCGGGCCAGTGGATGGTGCCCTCGCCGTTGGCGCGCTCTGGTGCTAGTTGCTCTGCTGGTCTTAAGTAGATCGTCTGGGTCTGTACGTCTCCGACTGCCCGCCCGTGTCTCCGTCTGCGCCTTCGCATGTGTCAGTCTATCGCCAAGtgtctgtatctctgtctctgtgccCCGTGTCTCTTTCGCTGCGTTGTGGCCTTTGTCTACGCCTGTCCCTTTAGTGTCTTTGCCTTTCTGTATCTGTCTCCGTTCTTGGCTCCTGTATCCATGTACCAcagtgtctctgtctcctgaacCTGGGTGTTTCAGTCTCTCCTAGAAGGGATCTATAGTAACTGGGCCGACACGGCACGCACCAGGGCAgacacccccaccccgccccccgccaGCCCTAGCCCGGCGGCTGGCGCCGAAATGTGGACTCGAAGCTCCCGCCGTGCCCTGTGGCTCCTCCGGCTCTGGAGGCCCGCGCTGCTCTCGCAGTGTAGGAGGAATGAATGGCGGCGTCGCGGGGGGCGCCCTGGCTGCGGGTGACTCGGGGAAGCTTGGAGCACCTGAGGACGCGGAGAGTGCCGGTGTGTGCCCCAAGGGAGtgcgggagggaggagggtgccCCCCGCCCTCCTGGCTGGGGACCGCGAGTGAGTTCTCGCCTCACCGACGGGAACACGCCCTCTCCTCCCCTTGCCTCCCGCCCCCACAACCCCTCGCCCTGGCTGGCGGTCCGCCGCGGCGTCACCTGCTTGCCAGCGCGCAGGAGCTCTGGCGCAATCGCTGGCCTTGGGGAGGAGGGGGTGTCTCACATGCGGCGACAGTGACGGCAGCACGGATAAGGGTAATGATCACCCTGTAGGTGCATTCCACACCCCAGGCAGACGCGCTCTCCTTCCTTCATCTGGCCATATCACACAGCCGGTGAGCCTGCCTTGTTGTTAAGTCTCCTTCCAACACTTCCTCGCCAAGTGTTCCTACCGGGACACACGGACAAGCCCAATGGTGGCTGCCCAGGAACTGGATGAGGGGGGCGGTGCCACAGCATGCCTTGGTCCCAGCCTCACTCAAGGCCCCAGGCCTGGGGACCCATCATTATGAAGCCCTCCTCTGCTCTGTCCTAGTCTCTGGGATGAGGGCCACAGCCGGAGGTGGaggcccagcctggagtgagaGGAGCCCTGAAGCTGGAAGGACAGTAAAGGCGGAAGCTTGGGGTCACTGGAAGAGAGTCTAGAAAATTCCACATCCACTGGAAGTTGTCCAGCAATGGGTTCCCATCCTGATTCCCACTTTCTCAGTGACCTTGAACTGAAGGACCCATAATCatggtttttaaaagttgattcgtttgtacttaaaatattttaggaggctgggtgtggtggcttatgcctataatcccagctcttggggaAGCCGAGGAAGGtacatcacatgaggtcaggagttcaagaccagcctgaccaacatggcgaaacccgcctctactaaaaatgtaaaaacattagccaaacatggcacaaccctgcagtcccagctgcttgaaaggctgaggcacaagaattgcttgaacccagggcaGTGAAGGTGGCAGTCAGCAGAGATTTCAATCCAGtcttccagtctgggtgacagagtgagactccatctcaaaaaaaaaaaaaaaaaaaaaaaaaaaaaaaggaaggaaggaaagaaaagaaaggaagaaagaaaaaaagctttaggaaaagaaaatcacttttacactgttggtgggagtataaattacttcaaccattatggaagacaataTGGAAGTGTGGCaattcaaggatctagaaatagaaattccatttgactcagcaatcccattactgggcatatacccaaaggattagaaattgttctatcataaagacacatgcatatgtgtttgttgcagcactgtttacaatagcaaagatctggaatcaacccacatgcccatcaacgatagactggacaaagaaaatgtggcacatatacaccatggaatactatgcagccacaaaaaacgatgagtttgtgtcctttgtagagacatagatgaacctggcaaccatcattcccagcaaactgacacaagaacagaaaatcaaacactgtatgttttcatttgtagGTGGGTGACGAACAATGAGaccacttgggcacagggaagggaacaacactcagtGGGCtaagtggggaggtggaggggaggggaggggaaggacaatggggggtggggcggatgaggagggataacaccggaagaaatgcctgatgtaggcaaccaGGTGTGTGGGGGGTTGGaggcatgtatgtacttatggaACGATCCTGCAGGACATAGGatatgcacatgtattccagagcccaaagtacaatttaaaaaaggaaaaaaagagaaaatcacataactttttttttttttttttttgcgatggagttttactcttgttccctatgctagagtgcaatggcgtgatctcagctcaccacaacctctgccttccaggttcaagcgattctcgtgcctcagcctcctgagtatttgagattacaggcatatgccatcgtacccagctaattttgtatttttagttgagacagggtttcttcatgttggccaggctgctctcaaactcttgacctcaagtgatctgcccgcctcggcctcccacagtgctgggattacaggcttgaaccactgtgctcagccttttttttttctttctttctttcttttatattttatatttcttttttttaaaggctggtcaagtgaagcagtgagagcagagaaggaacaaagaaatctgtaactggttgtgatcaattcattgtaaacaccactgcactcgcatcagccttttttttttttttcaaagtgtcactctgttgctcaggctggagtgtagcagcagaTCTctgttcaccacaacctccgtctcacagattcaagcgattctgcctcagcctcccaagtagctgggattacaggcatgcgccaccatgcctggctaatttttgtagttttagtagagatgggggtttcactgtgttggccaggcttatctcgaactcctgaccttgtgatcctctcacctcagcctcccaaagtgctgggattacaggaatgagccatcatgcccaggctTATGACATCTTTTATATATATCCTAGTTTTTCACCATGTGTCTGAATGCTATGTTACCTCTCTAAGCCCCATGTACTAGACTGAAATATGGAGATTAtaaaacctactttttttttttttttgagacgaaatttcgctcttgttacccaggctggagtgcaatgacgcgatctcggctcactgcaacctctgcctcctgggttcaggcaattctcctgcctcagcctcctgagtagctgggattacaggcacgtgccaccatgcccagctaatttttttgtatttttagtagagatggggtttcaccatgttgaccaggatggtctccatctcttgacctcgtgatccacccacctcggcctcccaaagtgctgggattacaggcttgagccaccgcgcctggcctaaaaccTACTTATTAAGGAAAGTTTTGCtcggcaccatggctcacacctgtgaattccagcaactcagaaggttgaggcagaaggatcacttgaggccaggagttggagaccaagctgggcaacataactaggccctatctctaaaaaaataagtaaataaataggcaagccaggcatggtggtgcatacctgtggtcccagctacccgcAAGGCTGtgatagaaggatcacttgagcgcaggagtttgaggctgaagtgagccataatggtg
The genomic region above belongs to Saimiri boliviensis isolate mSaiBol1 chromosome 8, mSaiBol1.pri, whole genome shotgun sequence and contains:
- the EEF1AKMT4 gene encoding EEF1A lysine methyltransferase 4 encodes the protein MASPEAGRAQPKLPERNCGYRDVQYWDQRYQGAADSAPYDWFGDFSSFRALLEPELRAEDRILVLGCGNSALSYELFLGGFPDVTSVDYSSVVVAAMQARYAHVPQLRWETMDARQLDFPSASFDVVLEKGTLDALLAGERDPWTVSSEGVRTVDQVLSEVSRVLVPGGRFISMTPAAPHFRTRHYAQACYGWSLRHATYGSGFHFHLYLMHKGGELSVAQLALGAQILSPPRPPTSPCFLQDSDHEDFLSAIQL
- the CAMK2N2 gene encoding calcium/calmodulin-dependent protein kinase II inhibitor 2, encoding MSEILPYSEDKMGRFGADPEGSDLSFSCRLQDTNSFFAGNQAKRPPKLGQIGRAKRVVIEDDRIDDVLKGMGEKPPSGV